The following are encoded in a window of uncultured Pseudomonas sp. genomic DNA:
- a CDS encoding PAS domain S-box protein: protein MKKIISRHATAFSVLLPLAVGLALSILAAKWLHNSNETQALEALQQATDEKADAVFRRMRLYQYGLRGARGTIVALGEHGISRQLFSQYSQTRDLEQEFPGALGFGLIRRVLPTDEADFLQQARNDGKPDFNIRQLAPHNNERFVIQYIEPEARNLAAVGLDVSSEQNRRDAAVNALRTGTVQLSGPITLVQASGKPLQSFLIYLPIYRTGTTPETEAERLQQGFGWSYAPLLTEQVLSGLPLSTRDVDLRLRDITDPANPALFYTDNPQADQLSDSLSSTSVREVFGRRWEINLTAHPAFIHGLYQTSPRLVLSVGVLLSMLLAALSAVFGASRQHRRQVIAEQAKQAAIVESSRDGIIGKTLDGIVTSWNKGAEHIFGFNSVETVGQSLLELIVPAERINEEVNILQRINAGESIEHYETYRRRKDGSLVEVSAATAPIFDELGQVIGVSETIRDITQQKAAESEIRELNASLEKQVVARTRELNELNTLLNNVLDSASEVSIIATDTQGLITLFNHGAERLLGYSAAEMIGLQTPALIHLPEEVQQRSSELSQQYGQTIEGFQTFVHIAKTEGAEVREWRYVRKDGTQLAVTLMVTAMYGASGELVGFLGIGVDITQRKAAEAELAASLDMTQAVLDTAPNPVVTLDACGRIHTLNPAAKLAFGLDSTTAEDFLPALLSPASRQPMQALMELAAAGERDHAKVSAELIGLRSDGSEFPVQLSLGSMRADKQLLVCVITDLSQQVQLRQELITTRDQLLMAADVAELGIWSWTLADNSLQWNERMYELYQQPLALRETGLSYEHWFARIHPEDATMATEKLQAAIAGTGVYDPIFRIVRPDGSTRIIQGGAQVETDTDGNVVKMIGINRDITSQRELEASLRLAKEQADSASAAKSAFLANMSHEIRTPLNAVLGMLQLVQATPLSQRQLDYIQKAYGASQSLLGLLNDILDYSKIEAGKLQLDLQPIELEPLMCDLAVVLSGNQAQKNVEVMFDLDPALPGVLIGDSQRLQQILINLAGNALKFTAEGNVLVSLRQLARNETQVKLRVAVSDTGIGISVEQLKRIFEGFSQAETSISRRYGGTGLGLAISTRLIHMMGGELHVDSRVGEGSRFWFDLEFAIAEHTPMKAACAVVDKQLHILVVDDNPMARELLVQMSSDLDWSAEAAHDGTQALTRVREANAKGHPFDLILMDLLMPGMDGLNAARLVRDSAGDARPPLVVMVTAHGREALADSAQDADTPFAAFLTKPITPKQLASTVARVISGAPARRIAPAYQVSKRLENLRLLVVEDNQLNRQVAQELLMGEGAEVLLAEGGQQGVDMIIDSANGFDAVLMDIQMPGIDGLEATRLIRQDARFADLPIIAMTANAAPADREVCLSAGMSAHIGKPIDLEKLVDALLHWTGNTAQHSHASQEHSDAVTEHSDAVLRRFGGNLKLLRRMLGNFEPEMQKQLQQLNSHATQGDLKAVLAQLHMLKGSAGTMGAQQLAEQAANLEQKIQQLDPAAAPEFLARRGWRDALTDVLKQSVAELHLAFLAPEPAEPAEPATVTAKPTAPWQQSLHNILKLLAVGNLQAIEQTEALVHEIPRQWQRHFAKFCQAVDCLDFPNASVLGDELLNLAQED, encoded by the coding sequence TTGAAGAAAATCATCTCCCGCCATGCAACTGCATTCAGTGTACTGCTGCCTCTGGCTGTCGGTCTGGCATTGAGCATACTGGCTGCCAAATGGCTGCATAACAGCAATGAAACCCAGGCCCTGGAGGCCTTACAGCAAGCCACCGATGAGAAGGCCGATGCTGTATTCAGGCGTATGCGGCTCTACCAATATGGGCTGCGTGGAGCCCGCGGCACAATTGTCGCCCTCGGTGAGCATGGCATCAGCCGCCAGCTGTTTTCCCAATACAGCCAAACGCGTGACCTGGAACAGGAATTTCCAGGAGCACTGGGTTTTGGCTTGATTCGTCGGGTGCTACCGACTGATGAAGCCGATTTTCTCCAGCAAGCCCGCAACGACGGCAAGCCAGATTTCAACATTCGTCAATTAGCGCCGCACAATAATGAGCGCTTTGTAATCCAATACATTGAACCTGAAGCACGCAACCTGGCGGCTGTCGGCCTGGATGTCTCATCTGAGCAGAACCGTCGCGACGCTGCAGTTAACGCCTTAAGAACCGGCACCGTGCAACTGTCGGGCCCCATCACGCTGGTGCAGGCCAGCGGCAAGCCTTTGCAGTCTTTCCTGATTTATCTGCCGATTTACCGCACAGGCACCACCCCAGAAACAGAAGCCGAGCGGCTGCAACAAGGCTTCGGCTGGAGCTATGCCCCCCTGCTCACAGAGCAAGTGCTGAGCGGCTTGCCGCTCAGCACTAGGGATGTTGACCTGCGCTTGCGCGATATCACCGATCCAGCAAACCCAGCCCTGTTCTACACAGACAATCCGCAAGCAGACCAACTGTCTGACAGCCTGAGCAGCACATCTGTGAGGGAGGTGTTTGGCCGCCGCTGGGAAATCAATCTCACCGCTCACCCTGCATTTATCCACGGCCTGTACCAAACGTCTCCGCGCCTGGTGCTCTCGGTCGGGGTTTTACTGAGCATGTTGCTCGCAGCATTAAGCGCGGTTTTCGGCGCAAGCCGTCAGCACCGCCGCCAGGTAATTGCTGAGCAAGCCAAGCAAGCGGCCATCGTCGAAAGCTCACGCGATGGCATCATCGGTAAAACCCTCGACGGCATTGTCACCAGCTGGAACAAGGGCGCCGAGCATATTTTCGGTTTTAATAGCGTAGAAACAGTAGGCCAAAGCCTGCTCGAACTTATTGTGCCGGCGGAACGTATAAACGAAGAAGTTAATATCCTGCAGCGCATCAACGCCGGCGAGTCGATAGAGCATTATGAAACCTACCGGCGGCGCAAAGATGGCAGCCTGGTCGAGGTGTCAGCGGCCACCGCGCCGATTTTTGATGAGCTGGGCCAAGTCATTGGCGTGTCAGAAACAATTCGCGATATCACCCAACAGAAGGCTGCAGAGTCGGAAATCCGCGAACTCAACGCCAGTTTGGAAAAGCAGGTTGTCGCACGTACCCGCGAACTCAATGAACTCAACACCTTGCTCAATAACGTGCTGGATTCGGCCTCTGAAGTGTCGATCATTGCCACCGACACTCAAGGTCTGATCACCCTGTTTAACCACGGTGCGGAACGCCTTTTGGGCTATAGCGCCGCAGAAATGATCGGCTTACAAACCCCTGCCCTTATCCACCTGCCCGAAGAAGTACAACAGCGCAGCAGCGAACTCAGTCAGCAATATGGCCAGACCATCGAGGGCTTCCAAACCTTTGTCCACATTGCAAAGACGGAGGGTGCCGAAGTTCGCGAATGGCGCTACGTGCGCAAAGATGGCACACAGCTCGCGGTTACCTTGATGGTGACCGCTATGTACGGGGCCAGCGGTGAGCTGGTGGGCTTTCTCGGTATCGGCGTGGATATCACCCAGCGCAAAGCCGCAGAGGCCGAACTGGCGGCCAGTCTGGATATGACTCAGGCCGTGTTGGACACCGCGCCCAATCCGGTAGTGACCCTGGATGCCTGCGGACGAATCCATACCCTCAACCCGGCGGCCAAGCTGGCATTTGGCCTGGATAGCACTACGGCTGAGGATTTTTTGCCTGCATTACTCAGCCCTGCTTCACGGCAACCTATGCAAGCACTGATGGAGCTTGCGGCGGCTGGTGAGCGTGATCACGCCAAGGTGTCGGCAGAGCTTATTGGTTTGCGCTCGGACGGTAGCGAGTTCCCTGTGCAACTCTCTCTCGGTTCGATGCGCGCCGACAAGCAACTGCTGGTCTGTGTGATCACCGATCTCAGCCAGCAGGTGCAACTGCGCCAAGAGCTCATAACCACCCGTGATCAACTGTTGATGGCGGCCGACGTTGCAGAGCTGGGCATCTGGTCATGGACACTGGCCGATAACAGCCTGCAGTGGAATGAGCGCATGTACGAGCTCTATCAGCAGCCACTAGCACTTCGCGAGACAGGTCTTAGCTATGAACACTGGTTCGCGCGAATACACCCTGAAGATGCGACTATGGCGACAGAGAAACTCCAAGCCGCAATAGCCGGCACGGGTGTTTACGATCCAATTTTTCGCATCGTACGGCCCGATGGCAGTACCCGTATCATTCAGGGCGGTGCGCAAGTTGAGACCGACACTGACGGCAATGTCGTCAAGATGATCGGGATCAATCGCGACATCACCAGCCAGCGCGAGCTGGAAGCCTCTTTACGTCTCGCCAAAGAACAGGCCGACTCCGCCAGTGCGGCCAAGAGCGCCTTCCTGGCCAATATGAGCCATGAAATTCGTACGCCACTCAATGCAGTGCTGGGCATGCTGCAGCTGGTACAGGCGACCCCACTGAGTCAGCGCCAGCTTGATTACATTCAAAAAGCCTATGGCGCATCGCAATCACTGCTGGGCCTGCTCAACGACATCCTGGATTACTCCAAAATCGAAGCGGGCAAGCTGCAGCTTGATCTGCAACCGATAGAACTGGAGCCATTGATGTGCGATCTAGCGGTGGTACTCAGCGGTAATCAGGCGCAGAAAAACGTTGAGGTGATGTTTGACCTTGACCCAGCGTTGCCGGGAGTACTGATCGGCGACAGCCAGCGTCTGCAGCAGATCCTGATCAACCTGGCGGGTAACGCCCTTAAGTTCACGGCAGAGGGTAATGTGCTTGTCAGCCTGCGCCAGCTTGCACGAAACGAAACGCAGGTTAAGTTGCGCGTTGCCGTCAGTGATACCGGGATCGGTATCAGTGTGGAACAACTCAAGCGTATTTTCGAAGGCTTTTCCCAGGCAGAAACCTCCATCAGCCGCCGTTATGGCGGCACTGGCCTGGGCCTGGCAATCAGCACCCGCTTGATCCATATGATGGGCGGTGAACTGCACGTAGACAGCCGTGTTGGCGAAGGCAGTCGCTTCTGGTTCGACCTTGAGTTTGCTATCGCAGAACACACGCCAATGAAAGCGGCTTGCGCAGTGGTCGATAAACAACTGCACATCCTCGTGGTCGACGACAATCCAATGGCGCGAGAGCTACTCGTACAAATGAGCTCTGATCTTGACTGGTCTGCCGAAGCCGCTCATGACGGCACCCAGGCCCTGACCCGTGTCAGGGAAGCGAATGCCAAAGGACACCCCTTCGACCTGATATTGATGGACCTGCTGATGCCGGGTATGGACGGCCTGAACGCGGCCCGGCTTGTGCGCGACTCTGCCGGTGATGCACGCCCGCCACTGGTGGTGATGGTCACCGCGCACGGCCGTGAAGCCCTGGCTGACAGCGCGCAGGACGCGGACACCCCCTTCGCCGCGTTTTTGACCAAGCCGATAACCCCCAAACAATTGGCCAGCACCGTCGCGCGGGTCATCAGTGGTGCGCCAGCAAGGCGGATAGCGCCGGCTTATCAAGTCTCCAAACGCCTAGAAAACCTGCGCCTACTGGTGGTTGAAGACAATCAGTTGAACCGCCAAGTCGCTCAAGAACTGCTGATGGGTGAAGGTGCCGAGGTGCTGTTGGCAGAAGGCGGGCAGCAAGGTGTAGACATGATTATCGACTCAGCGAATGGCTTCGATGCGGTGCTGATGGATATCCAGATGCCAGGCATCGACGGCCTTGAAGCCACACGACTGATTCGCCAGGACGCCCGTTTTGCGGACTTACCCATCATCGCCATGACAGCCAATGCAGCGCCGGCGGACAGAGAAGTCTGCCTCTCTGCCGGGATGAGTGCTCACATCGGCAAACCCATTGACCTGGAGAAACTGGTCGATGCCCTGCTGCACTGGACCGGGAACACTGCGCAGCACAGCCATGCGAGTCAAGAACACTCAGATGCAGTCACCGAGCATAGTGATGCGGTGCTTCGACGGTTTGGCGGCAACCTCAAACTGCTGCGGCGTATGCTCGGCAACTTTGAACCGGAAATGCAAAAACAGCTGCAGCAGCTGAACTCACATGCGACCCAAGGCGACCTTAAAGCGGTGCTGGCTCAGTTGCATATGCTCAAGGGCAGCGCCGGCACCATGGGCGCGCAACAACTGGCAGAACAAGCGGCGAACCTTGAGCAGAAAATCCAGCAACTTGATCCAGCCGCTGCGCCCGAGTTTCTAGCTCGCAGGGGCTGGCGGGATGCACTGACTGACGTGCTAAAACAGAGCGTTGCTGAGCTTCATCTGGCATTTCTTGCCCCAGAACCAGCAGAACCAGCAGAACCAGCCACAGTCACGGCTAAACCCACAGCGCCGTGGCAGCAGTCGCTGCACAACATCCTTAAACTGCTTGCAGTTGGCAACCTGCAGGCCATTGAGCAGACCGAGGCGCTGGTGCATGAGATCCCTAGGCAATGGCAACGCCATTTCGCCAAGTTTTGTCAGGCAGTCGACTGCTTAGACTTCCCCAACGCGAGCGTACTGGGTGATGAGTTGCTTAATCTCGCGCAAGAGGATTGA
- a CDS encoding diguanylate cyclase codes for MSFWIEHCQGRPKLLVVDDQPINIRIINELFRADCDMHMATHGEQAIAVSKTLQPDLILLDIMMAGMDGLEVCRRLKSDPATAAIPIIFITAKSEEIDEALGLELGAVDYISKPLNSAIVRARVKTHLTLKLQNDYLKGLASLDGLTGIPNRRAFDTSLAQAWSQACREAGALSLMLIDIDYFKRYNDHYGHLEGDKCLRQVAKTIEQSVNRPYDMAARFGGEEFACILPQTNLQGALTLAKQIQANIRQLAIAHAGSAVSEQLTLSIGVASLQPQVGRESSELIAMADKQLYQAKSNGRNQLHSATD; via the coding sequence ATGAGTTTCTGGATAGAGCATTGCCAGGGGCGCCCGAAGTTACTCGTGGTGGACGACCAGCCCATCAACATTCGCATTATTAATGAGCTGTTCCGCGCTGATTGCGACATGCACATGGCCACTCATGGCGAACAGGCCATCGCGGTCAGTAAAACCTTGCAGCCCGATCTGATTCTGCTCGACATCATGATGGCGGGCATGGACGGTCTTGAAGTCTGTCGCCGCCTGAAGAGTGACCCGGCAACGGCCGCTATCCCGATCATCTTCATCACTGCCAAAAGTGAAGAAATCGATGAGGCGTTAGGCTTGGAGCTCGGTGCCGTTGATTACATCAGTAAGCCGCTGAACTCAGCCATCGTCAGGGCGCGGGTCAAAACCCATCTCACCCTGAAGCTGCAGAATGACTACCTCAAGGGGCTGGCCTCCCTGGATGGCCTAACCGGCATTCCAAACCGCCGGGCCTTTGATACAAGCCTTGCACAAGCCTGGAGCCAGGCCTGCCGAGAAGCAGGAGCGCTGTCCTTGATGCTCATCGATATCGACTATTTCAAGCGCTATAACGATCACTACGGCCACCTGGAGGGCGATAAGTGCCTACGCCAGGTGGCCAAAACCATCGAGCAATCCGTCAACCGCCCTTATGACATGGCCGCGCGCTTTGGTGGCGAAGAGTTCGCCTGCATTTTGCCGCAGACCAACCTGCAAGGAGCACTGACATTGGCCAAACAGATACAGGCCAACATCCGTCAGTTAGCCATCGCGCACGCCGGCTCTGCAGTGAGTGAGCAGCTTACGCTCTCCATCGGCGTCGCCAGCTTGCAGCCACAGGTCGGCAGAGAATCCTCAGAGTTGATTGCCATGGCTGATAAACAGCTCTACCAAGCCAAGAGCAATGGGCGCAATCAACTACACAGCGCCACCGATTAA